In Deltaproteobacteria bacterium, a single window of DNA contains:
- a CDS encoding 3-hydroxyacyl-CoA dehydrogenase translates to MSDIRFDKDQHGIVTLTFDAVGQPVNTMNAAFRSALKASVERLRAESATIKGVIITSAKSTFFAGGDLGELRSLGPDDAGSVFAMVESLKVDLRAIETLGVPVVAAINGSALGGGWEIALCCHHRVMIQDARQKIGLPEVTLGLLPGAGGIVRTVRLVGLEAALPLLLEGKQLSPEAALKAGLIHGLAKDKDQLLRDATQWILANPGSKQIFDQDGYKVPGGTPKQPKLGEMLPIAPAMLLDKTKGCYPAPDAILAAAVESLQVDIAAALRIESRYFAQVATSQVARNMISTFWFQLNAVKAGENRPKGTAETRCQTVGVLGAGMMGAGIAYVAAKAGIKVFLKDVSIEAAAKGKQYSVKLLDDRIKKGQMTEAQRDQILERIVLIDTYEPLAAADMVIEAVFEDRKIKNDVLSKTAAQLPTGAILASNTSTLPITSLAASTPKRDHFVGLHFFSPVDKMQLVEIIRGTETSPETVARAFDFVRQIDKVPIIVNDSRGFYTSRVFGAFTQEGIAMLGEGQEAVAIERAAIQAGMPVGPLAVSDEVSLSLFDLVRRATEADLKAAGKPVPHHPAYDVISQMLEKHGRKGKAAGSGFYEYPADGRKFIWPELRKIFGGRKQIPFEDMKDRILFIQAIETVRILEEKVLTTVGDANIGSIFGFGFAPWSGGTLQFINSYGVREFTERAKKLADAYGGRFTPPKLLLDKSERNENF, encoded by the coding sequence TCACCCTCACGTTTGACGCGGTCGGGCAGCCAGTTAATACCATGAATGCCGCTTTTCGTAGCGCCCTCAAGGCGAGCGTGGAGCGTCTTAGGGCTGAGTCCGCAACAATCAAGGGTGTCATCATTACGTCAGCTAAGAGTACTTTTTTCGCTGGTGGCGACCTTGGTGAGTTGCGCAGTTTGGGACCAGACGATGCCGGATCGGTTTTTGCCATGGTTGAGTCCCTCAAGGTTGATCTGCGTGCGATTGAGACCTTGGGCGTACCCGTGGTTGCCGCCATTAATGGCAGCGCCCTCGGCGGTGGATGGGAAATAGCTCTATGCTGTCATCACCGGGTGATGATTCAGGATGCACGCCAAAAAATCGGCCTACCGGAAGTCACTTTGGGCCTGTTGCCAGGCGCTGGTGGCATCGTACGTACAGTAAGGTTGGTGGGACTTGAGGCCGCTTTACCCCTGCTTCTTGAAGGTAAACAGCTCTCGCCTGAGGCAGCGCTCAAAGCGGGGCTTATCCACGGTCTTGCTAAAGATAAAGATCAGCTCCTGCGCGACGCGACTCAGTGGATCCTCGCCAATCCTGGTAGCAAACAAATTTTCGACCAAGACGGTTACAAGGTCCCTGGTGGGACGCCAAAACAGCCCAAGCTAGGCGAGATGCTTCCGATTGCTCCAGCGATGCTGCTTGATAAAACTAAAGGCTGCTACCCGGCTCCTGATGCCATTCTCGCGGCGGCGGTGGAGTCACTGCAAGTCGACATCGCTGCAGCTCTTCGCATCGAAAGTCGCTACTTTGCCCAAGTAGCTACGAGCCAAGTGGCGCGCAACATGATTTCGACATTTTGGTTCCAGCTTAATGCCGTCAAGGCGGGCGAAAATCGGCCCAAAGGCACCGCAGAGACCAGGTGTCAGACGGTGGGCGTGCTCGGGGCTGGGATGATGGGTGCTGGGATTGCTTACGTTGCGGCCAAAGCTGGCATCAAAGTGTTTCTTAAAGATGTCAGTATCGAAGCTGCAGCAAAAGGGAAGCAGTACAGTGTTAAGTTGCTCGATGACCGTATCAAGAAGGGGCAGATGACCGAGGCGCAGCGCGATCAGATCTTGGAGCGCATCGTACTGATTGACACGTACGAACCCCTAGCAGCGGCTGACATGGTGATCGAGGCAGTATTTGAAGACCGCAAGATCAAAAATGATGTCCTTAGTAAGACCGCAGCACAACTCCCCACGGGTGCGATACTTGCCTCGAATACATCGACGCTGCCCATTACGAGCCTGGCGGCATCGACGCCCAAACGCGATCATTTTGTTGGTCTGCATTTCTTCTCGCCCGTCGATAAGATGCAACTAGTAGAAATCATCCGTGGCACTGAAACCTCGCCAGAGACAGTAGCTCGTGCGTTCGATTTTGTCCGACAAATTGACAAAGTGCCGATCATCGTCAACGACAGTCGTGGTTTTTACACCTCGCGCGTCTTTGGTGCTTTCACGCAAGAGGGGATCGCCATGCTTGGTGAGGGGCAGGAGGCTGTCGCTATCGAGCGTGCAGCTATCCAAGCCGGGATGCCAGTCGGGCCGCTGGCGGTTTCGGACGAGGTGAGTCTCAGTCTTTTCGATCTCGTCCGTCGCGCTACCGAGGCCGATCTCAAAGCTGCTGGTAAGCCGGTCCCCCATCATCCCGCTTACGACGTCATTAGCCAGATGCTCGAAAAACATGGGCGCAAAGGCAAAGCCGCAGGCAGTGGATTTTACGAGTACCCGGCGGATGGTCGCAAGTTTATCTGGCCTGAGTTGCGTAAGATCTTCGGCGGTAGAAAGCAGATTCCATTCGAAGACATGAAAGACCGTATTTTGTTTATTCAGGCCATCGAAACCGTACGCATTCTTGAGGAAAAAGTCTTAACCACAGTCGGCGATGCCAACATAGGCTCGATTTTTGGTTTTGGCTTTGCTCCCTGGAGCGGAGGCACGCTGCAATTTATCAATAGCTACGGTGTCAGGGAATTTACCGAGCGAGCGAAAAAGCTGGCCGACGCTTACGGTGGACGTTTTACGCCACCCAAGC